A stretch of the Ensifer sp. PDNC004 genome encodes the following:
- a CDS encoding helix-turn-helix domain-containing protein, with translation MDGALGPLTQTKLPPPEPTLAKRRGIYKEHAAPDELGRHVECLWRHQLLDGTAAPIAVVPDGCVDILWSRHGLAVAGPDRVAAFPVFAPGTDIIGLRFRPGIAASFLRTSLSQILGEVVPLDAFWGRAARELETRIEDAPDAACRAAMLAEAVLERLPAVSSPPGDIAATLAHLRQSHGSSDNPIRALAAATGTSERTLRRRCHEHFGYGAKTLDRILRLQRFLGTCQRETSAALGLLALDAGYADQAHLSREARELTSLSPAEIRRQLAADRQAA, from the coding sequence ATGGACGGCGCCCTCGGGCCGCTGACACAGACGAAGCTGCCTCCGCCAGAACCGACGCTGGCCAAACGGCGTGGCATCTATAAAGAGCATGCCGCGCCCGACGAACTTGGCCGCCATGTCGAATGCCTCTGGCGCCACCAATTGCTGGATGGGACGGCCGCACCCATCGCGGTCGTGCCCGACGGCTGCGTCGATATCCTCTGGTCCCGGCATGGCCTGGCAGTTGCCGGGCCCGATCGGGTAGCCGCCTTCCCGGTCTTTGCGCCCGGCACCGATATCATCGGCCTGCGGTTCCGCCCAGGCATCGCAGCCTCCTTCCTGCGCACATCGCTTTCGCAGATCCTCGGCGAGGTCGTTCCGCTCGATGCCTTCTGGGGCCGTGCCGCGCGCGAACTCGAAACCAGGATTGAGGACGCGCCCGATGCAGCCTGCCGCGCCGCGATGCTCGCGGAAGCGGTGCTTGAACGCCTGCCGGCCGTCTCGTCGCCACCGGGCGATATCGCCGCCACCCTCGCCCATCTGCGGCAGAGCCATGGCTCGTCCGACAACCCCATCCGCGCCCTCGCCGCCGCCACCGGCACGAGCGAAAGGACGCTGAGGCGCCGCTGCCACGAGCATTTCGGCTACGGCGCCAAGACGCTCGACCGCATCCTGCGCCTGCAGCGCTTCCTCGGGACATGCCAAAGGGAAACGTCGGCGGCGCTCGGCCTGCTCGCGCTCGACGCCGGCTATGCCGACCAGGCGCATCTGTCGCGCGAGGCCAGGGAACTCACCTCGCTCTCACCCGCCGAAATCCGCCGCCAGCTCGCAGCTGACCGGCAAGCAGCCTGA
- a CDS encoding sodium:alanine symporter family protein, which translates to MDTIIGFLNTIFWGYVLIYGLLAVGIYFTLRLGFPQIVHFGEMFRVLSSGGSKDAAGISPFQALTVSLASRVGTGNLAGVAVALYLGGPGATFWMWMVALVGMATAYAESALAQLYKVRNENGQYRGGPAFYIARGLNAPWAATIFSVCLILSFGLVFNAVQANSIADAVQGAFGVPKIAVGIAVAAISGIVIFGGIRQIARVAEIVVPFMAIAYLLTAIYVLVVNASIVPSVLWTIISSAFGLQEAAGGVAGGVTAAMMNGVKRGLFSNEAGMGSAPNIAAVATPVPHHPASQGFVQSLGVFIDTILICTATSVMILLSGTLEPGSGVTGTQLTQAAMNVHIGWAGSYFIAVAIFFFAFTSIIGNYSYAENALTYLGGANRLGVTIMRCAVLAMVVWGASESITTVFDAADASMGLMATINLIAIVLLSGTIAKLTKDYFAQRRQGLDPVFHAADYPELQGQIDGEIWSREEAIGTGRSLEEKAWTAPSGR; encoded by the coding sequence ATGGACACGATCATCGGCTTTCTGAACACGATCTTTTGGGGCTACGTGCTGATCTACGGCCTGCTCGCCGTCGGCATCTATTTTACGCTGCGCCTCGGCTTTCCGCAGATTGTGCATTTCGGCGAGATGTTCCGGGTCTTGAGCAGCGGCGGCTCGAAGGATGCGGCCGGCATCAGCCCGTTCCAGGCGCTGACCGTCAGCCTCGCCTCGCGCGTCGGCACCGGCAACCTCGCCGGCGTTGCCGTCGCGCTCTATCTCGGTGGTCCGGGTGCGACCTTCTGGATGTGGATGGTGGCGCTCGTCGGCATGGCAACGGCCTATGCGGAGAGCGCGCTGGCGCAGCTCTACAAGGTGCGCAACGAAAACGGCCAGTATCGGGGCGGTCCTGCCTTCTACATTGCCCGTGGTCTCAACGCGCCCTGGGCGGCAACGATCTTCTCCGTCTGCCTCATTCTGTCCTTCGGCCTCGTCTTCAACGCCGTGCAGGCCAACTCCATCGCTGATGCCGTCCAGGGCGCCTTCGGCGTGCCGAAGATCGCCGTCGGCATCGCGGTTGCGGCCATCTCCGGCATCGTCATCTTCGGCGGCATCCGGCAGATTGCCCGCGTCGCCGAAATCGTCGTGCCCTTCATGGCGATCGCCTATCTGCTGACGGCGATCTACGTGCTCGTCGTCAACGCGTCGATCGTGCCAAGCGTGCTGTGGACGATCATCTCCAGCGCCTTCGGCCTGCAGGAGGCGGCAGGCGGCGTTGCCGGCGGCGTCACGGCAGCGATGATGAACGGCGTCAAGCGCGGCCTCTTCTCCAACGAGGCCGGCATGGGCTCGGCCCCGAACATCGCGGCCGTCGCCACGCCCGTGCCGCATCACCCGGCATCGCAGGGCTTCGTGCAGTCGCTCGGCGTCTTCATCGATACCATCCTGATCTGCACCGCGACCTCGGTGATGATCCTGCTGTCGGGCACCTTGGAACCCGGCTCCGGCGTCACCGGCACGCAGCTGACGCAGGCGGCGATGAATGTGCATATCGGCTGGGCCGGTAGCTACTTCATCGCGGTCGCGATCTTCTTCTTCGCCTTCACCTCGATCATCGGCAACTATTCCTATGCGGAGAACGCGCTCACCTACCTGGGCGGTGCCAACCGCCTCGGCGTCACGATCATGCGCTGCGCGGTCCTTGCGATGGTCGTCTGGGGCGCGTCGGAAAGCATCACCACAGTGTTCGACGCCGCCGATGCATCCATGGGCTTGATGGCGACGATCAACCTCATTGCCATCGTGCTCCTCTCCGGTACCATTGCCAAACTGACGAAGGACTATTTCGCCCAGCGCCGGCAGGGCCTCGATCCGGTCTTCCATGCAGCCGACTATCCGGAACTGCAGGGCCAGATCGACGGCGAGATCTGGTCGCGCGAAGAGGCGATCGGAACCGGGCGAAGCTTGGAGGAAAAGGCATGGACGGCGCCCTCGGGCCGCTGA